GATCTCCACAACGGCGTCGATACTGACGCAGTAGCGTTCATCGCCGAGGCGAAATTCGAGCACCTGTTCCGCGTCCGTGTGTTGGGTCTGTTCTGGAGTCATCGTTTTCGGGGGGCTCACGCGCTGCCGATCCCAGAGAATCGACGGGCGGGCGCACGAGTTCGGTTATCCGCCCTTCGTCGGGGGACGTACTTAACCCTGCGAACGTTTCACCGCTGGATACGCCGAGAGCGGAAACGCTTTGATCCCGGGTGCCGGACTGGATAACATGGAGTGGCCCCACGATCCCGACGGAGAGGAAGGCTCCGAAGGAATGCGAAAGTACGGACAGGCCGTGTTGGCGAAGAAGCTCGACGAAGAGGAGGGATTTCCGCTCTCGGCGGCGGAGTTCGTCGAAGAGCACGGCGACGAACCCGTTCGATTGAACCACGCTCGCGTCGTCAGCGTCGCCGACATCTTCGAACACGTCGAGGAGGACGAGTTCGAGGACATCGTCGCGTTTCACAAGGCCGTCGGTCGCGCGATGCGTGCGGCCGATATGTGGGAAATCGACGTCGACGCCCACGCCTGAGCCGCGCTCGCCCCGAGTCGGTAGCCCCGTCGTCGATGGCAAGGCAAATATTGACCGGGGCGTAACCACCACGCGTGACAAACGCGCAGGTAACGCTCATCCAGATCGATAACTACGGGCCGTGGACGGTCACCCCCGAACCGCGCCGGGAAGTCGATCTGCAGACCCTTCAATCGCGGCTGTACGCCGACCTCTCACAGCTGTTCGGCAACCGCGAGGGCTACGTCTTCTTCACTCGTTTCGACAACATGGTCGCCGTCACCAACGGGCTCGACGCCGACGCACATGCCCTGATACAGGAATCCGTCGGGAACCGCTATCCGGTGACGGTGAGCCTCAGTATCGCCGTCGATCCGGCCCCCGCGGCGGCGCTCGGGACCGCGACGAGTCAGCTACAGGACGCCGGAAGCGCCCAAGACGGCGAACGGACCGAGGTTCTACGAGGAGAACCGCTCCCACCCGAACGCCGGACCGACGACGACGTTCAGATCGCGCACTTCGACGTCAACGACGCGACCGGCAAGTATACCGATCAGCTCAACGAGTTCGACTCGTTCATCAACATCGAACAGGGGTACGCCGAGCTGATGCGCTATATGCGGCGAGCGCACGACTCGCTCTCGTTTTTCGTCGGTGGTGACAACATCATCGTCGTCTGCGATGCGGTCGACGAAACCGGATATCTCGACGCGATCGAACACGTCCGCGAGGCCGTCGGCGTCGATCTGAAGGTCGGTGTCGGCACCGATCGGACCGCACAGGCAGCCGGGATGGCTGCCAAACACGCGCTCGAAACCTGTCGGGACGAGCGGACAGACGTCGAATTCGCCTGAGACTCGACCGGCGGTGATCCGTCAGGCGAGAGGCGTAGCACACGCTCCGCTGATGGGTGGACGTGCGTGTATATATTTCGGTTTTTGCAACTATTTCGGAGTATCTGAGATTTATTTCTCCCGTGGCTGCTCGGAATGTGAATACATTTATACCCACAGATATGGTAGGAGGCCACAGCATGGTCCGAAAGATCCAACGTCGAGACGTACTCAAGGGTGCGGGTGCTGCGGGAATCGCCACCATCGCCGGGTGTACGACCGACGACGGCAGCGGCAACGGGAATGGAAACGGAAACGGGAACGGAAACGGCGGGAACGGAAACGGAAGTGGCGGGAACGAAAATGGCAACGGCAACGGTGGTGCCAACGCGCCAGACGCCGTGATGGTCGTCGGGTTCCCG
This genomic window from Natronomonas salsuginis contains:
- a CDS encoding DUF5785 family protein, whose product is MEWPHDPDGEEGSEGMRKYGQAVLAKKLDEEEGFPLSAAEFVEEHGDEPVRLNHARVVSVADIFEHVEEDEFEDIVAFHKAVGRAMRAADMWEIDVDAHA
- a CDS encoding GTP cyclohydrolase III, with the protein product MTNAQVTLIQIDNYGPWTVTPEPRREVDLQTLQSRLYADLSQLFGNREGYVFFTRFDNMVAVTNGLDADAHALIQESVGNRYPVTVSLSIAVDPAPAAALGTATSQLQDAGSAQDGERTEVLRGEPLPPERRTDDDVQIAHFDVNDATGKYTDQLNEFDSFINIEQGYAELMRYMRRAHDSLSFFVGGDNIIVVCDAVDETGYLDAIEHVREAVGVDLKVGVGTDRTAQAAGMAAKHALETCRDERTDVEFA